The following coding sequences lie in one Salmo salar unplaced genomic scaffold, Ssal_v3.1, whole genome shotgun sequence genomic window:
- the LOC123740032 gene encoding vegetative cell wall protein gp1-like: MVRLPDWLLRSGTDIPSPLLPALALPSNPRPSFQPSPLPSNPRPSFQPSPILPALAHPSSPRPSFQPSPHPSSPRPSFQPSSLLPALAPSFQPSPLLPALALLPALALPSNPRPSFQPSPILPALALPSSPRPSFQPSPHPSSPRPSFQPSSLLPALAPSFQPSPLLPAPRPSFQPSPLLPALAPSFQPSPHPSSPRPILPALAPPSSPRPSFQPSPLLPALAPSFQPSPLLPALTLPSSPRPSFQPSPLLPALAPSFQPSPLLPALAPPSSPRPSFQPSPLLRTLAPSFQPSPLLPTLAPPSNPHSILPAHAPLSSLALLPALALPSKPRPSFQPSPRPSFQPSPLLPALAHPSSPRPSFQPSPILPALAPPSSPRPILPALAHPSSPHPSFQPSPHPSSPSPLLPALAPPSSPRPSFQPLAPSFQPSPHPSSPRPSFQPSPFLPTLAPPSSPSPHPSSPRPSFQPRPSFQPSPLLPALALPSNPRPPSSPRPSFQPLAPSFQPSPHPSSPRPSFQPSPFLPTLAPPSSPRPSFQPSPLLPALAPSFQPSPLLPALALPSSPRPSFQPSPSFQPSPLLPALAPSFQPSPLLPALAPPSSPRPSFQPSPHPSSPRPSF; the protein is encoded by the exons ATGGTTCGCCTCCCTGACTGGCTGCTCCGTAGCGGCACAGATATA CCCTCGCCCCTCCTTCCAGCCCTCGCCCTTCCTTCCAACCCTCGCCCCTCCTTCCAGCCCTCGCCCCTTCCTTCCAACCCTCGCCCCTCCTTCCAGCCCTCGCCCATCCTTCCAGCCCTCGCCCATCCTTCCAGCCCTCGCCCCTCCTTCCAGCCCTCGCCCCATCCTTCCAGCCCTCGCCCATCCTTCCAGCCCTCATCCCTCCTTCCAGCCCTCGCCCCATCCTTCCAGCCCTCGCCCCTCCTTCCAGCCCTCGCCCTCCTTCCAGCCCTCGCCCTTCCTTCCAACCCTCGCCCCTCCTTCCAGCCCTCGCCCATCCTTCCAGCCCTCGCCCTTCCTTCCAGCCCTCGCCCCTCCTTCCAGCCCTCGCCCCATCCTTCCAGCCCTCGCCCATCCTTCCAGCCCTCATCCCTCCTTCCAGCCCTCGCCCCATCCTTCCAGCCCTCGCCCCTCCTTCCAGCCCCTCGCCCCTCCTTCCAGCCCTCGCCCCTCCTTCCAGCCCTCGCCCCATCCTTCCAGCCCTCGCCCCATCCTTCCAGCCCTCGCCCCATCCTTCCAGCCCTCGCCCCTCCTTCCAGCCCTCGACCCTCCTTCCAGCCCTCGCCCCTCCTTCCAGCCCTCGCCCCATCCTTCCAGCCCTCGCCCCTCCTTCCAGCCCTCACCCTTCCTTCCAGCCCTCGCCCATCCTTCCAGCCCTCGCCCCTCCTTCCAGCCCTCGCCCCATCCTTCCAGCCCTCGCCCCTCCTTCCAGCCCTCGCCCCTCCTTCCAGCCCTCGCCCTTCCTTCCAACCCTCGCCCCTCCTTCGAACCCTCGCCCCATCCTTCCAGCCCTCGCCCCTCCTTCCAACCCTCGCCCCTCCTTCCAACCCTCACTCCATCCTTCCAGCCCACGCCCCTCTTTCCAGCCTCGCCCTCCTTCCAGCCCTCGCCCTTCCTTCCAAACCTCGCCCCTCCTTCCAGCCCTCGCCTCGCCCTTCCTTCCAACCCTCGCCCCTCCTTCCAGCCCTCGCCCATCCTTCCAGCCCTCGCCCATCCTTCCAGCCCTCGCCCATCCTTCCAGCCCTCGCCCCTCCTTCCAGCCCTCGCCCCATCCTTCCAGCCCTCGCCCATCCTTCCAGCCCTCATCCCTCCTTCCAGCCCTCGCCCCATCCTTCCAGCCCCTCGCCCCTCCTTCCAGCCCTCGCCCCTCCTTCCAGCCCTCGCCCCTCCTTCCAGCCCCTCGCCCCATCCTTCCAGCCCTCGCCCCATCCTTCCAGCCCTCGCCCCTCCTTCCAGCCCTCGCCCTTCCTTCCAACCCTCGCCCCTCCTTCCAGCCCCTCGCCCCATCCTTCCAGCCCTCGCCCCTCCTTCCAGCCTCGCCCCTCCTTCCAGCCCTCGCCCCTCCTTCCAGCCCTCGCCCTTCCTTCCAACCCTCGCCCTCCTTCCAGCCCTCGCCCCTCCTTCCAGCCCCTCGCCCCATCCTTCCAGCCCTCGCCCCATCCTTCCAGCCCTCGCCCCTCCTTCCAGCCCTCGCCCTTCCTTCCAACCCTCGCCCCTCCTTCCAGCCCTCGACCCTCCTTCCAGCCCTCGCCCCTCCTTCCAGCCCTCGCCCCATCCTTCCAGCCCTCGCCCCTCCTTCCAGCCCTCGCCCTTCCTTCCAGCCCTCGCCCCTCCTTCCAGCCCTCGCCCTCCTTCCAGCCCTCGCCTCTCCTTCCAGCCCTCGCCCCATCCTTCCAGCCCTCGCCCCTCCTTCCAGCCCTCGCCCCTCCTTCCAGCCCTCGCCCCTCCTTCCAGCCCTCGCCCCATCCTTCCAGCCCTCGCCCATCCTTTTAA